The genomic DNA TGCTTGCGTCTTTGCCGGACGCCGAGTTCGTCAACCTGTACGGCCCAACCGAGATCACCTGCAACTGCCTGTACCATCGCGTCGACCGCGCAAAAGACGGCGCCGCCGAGCTTCCCCTGGGAAAAGCACTCGGGCACTGCGAAGTCCTAGCGGTCGACGAGGAGGGACGGCGCATCGTCGAGCCGGGCCAGAAAGGCGAGATCATCGTGCGAGGACCCTCGTTGGCGTTGGGTTATATCGGCAATCGAGAAGCGACGGAAAAGGCGTTTGCGCCCAATCCCCTCAATTCCCTTTACGGCGAGCGCGTGTACCGCACGGGAGACAGCGCGATGCTGACGGACGAAGGCGATCTGGTCTTTTGCGGTCGCAAAGACAATCAGATCAAGTACCGAGGGCACCGAATCGAGCTGGAAGAGATCGACAAGGCGTTCGAAGGGTTCTCCGACGTCGACAGGTGCCGATGCGCCTTCGATTCCAAAAAGAACCGGCTATGCGCGTTCTACGAAGGAACGGCTTGCGAGAAAGAGCTTCCCGGTCGGGCGGCATCATTGCTTCCCGCTTTCATGAGGCCGACGCGCATCGCGAAGGTGCCGAGCATGCCGCTGAACAAGAACGGGAAGGTGGACCGTGCGATGCTCCTGGAATCGCACGGCGAACCGGCGAAGCGCGAGAGGGCTGATCGATGATGATAGACGACGCAACGCTGCAAAACGCGCTGGATGCATGCCCGACGCCTTTGTACCTTTTCGACCATCAGGTTCTTAACGACCGAATCACCCGGTTGCGGGCATCGCTCCCCTCTCGCATCAAGCTCTGCTATGCGATGAAGGCGAACCCCTTCATCGTGCTGGAGGCGTCGGCTCTGGCGGATTGCGTAGAAGCATGCTCGCCGGGCGAGGTGCTCATCTGCGCGAACGCAGGCGTGCCGTTCGAGAAGATCGTGCTTTCGGGCGTGTGGAAGGATCGCCGCTGCTTGGACGATCTGTTCCAAGCGGATCGCATCCCCCATAGATTCACCATCGAGTCTTCCCAACAGTTGAAAGACCTGGTCGTACTCGCTAACGCGTATCGCAGGAGGGTGAACGTTCTTTTCAGACTGAGCAGCGAAAACCAATTCGGCGTAGACTCCGCCACGCTGAAAGAGCTGATTGCCGGCTGCAAAGACGACCCGTTCATCAGCATCCAGGGTATCCAGTACTACTCGGGCACGCAGAAAACGTCGCTCAAGAAGCTTGATAGAGAGTTGAACAAGCTGCACCGCATCGTGGCCGAAGTGGAAGCCGCTTGCTCGGTGAAGCTGAACGAGATCGAATACGGCCCCGGGCTTCCCGTCGAGTACTTCGACGAGGACGAGGAGCGGGCTCGCAGCGCGCAGGACGAACCCGTTGCCGAGCTTGCAACGCTGCTGGACGGTTTCCCTTTCGAGGGGGACGTCGTCCTCGAGCTGGGACGCAGCATCGCGGCTGATTGCGGAGCGTATCTGACCAGCGTCGTCGACGTCAAAACGACGAGCGGGCAAAACTACGCGATCGTCGACGGCGGCATGCATCAGATTTCGTACTACGGGCATTCGATGGCCATGAAGTCCCCGGTTTTCAGGAAGGTCGGCGCAACGGCCGGCGCTGCGCAGCCTTGGAACATCTGCGGAGCGCTTTGCACGGTCAACGACATCCTGGCCAAGCAAGCGCCGATCGTCGATTTGTCCGTGGGAGACGTGCTTGCGTTCTCTCGGGCAGGCGCCTACTGCGCAACGGAGGGTCGGGCGCTGTTTTTAAGCCGGGATCTTCCGTCGGTGGTCGTGCGCGACGTTTCGGGAAATATGCGCATTGCTCGGCATCGGCTGGAAACGGCCTCGTTCAATTCATCGAACGGGCCGCAGGATAGATCGACGGAACAGGACGAAAAGGAGAACGGACTATGAAAAATCAAGTTATCGACATTCTCGAAGACATCAACCCGGGCGTGGATCATGAGGCGCGCGTCGACCTCGTCGATTCGCGCTGCATCGATTCGCTGACGATGATCGCCTTCGTGGCCGAACTCGAAGATGCATTCGACGTCGAGATACCCCCCGTCGAGATCGTGCCCGACAATTTCAACTCGGTTGAGGCCGTATGCTCCCTGATGGCGCGCCTGCAAGCAGAGCAGGCTTAGCCTGCGCGAATCGCTCGAGTAGGGAATCATTTTAATGACGTCGTACTATTCCGCCCTTTTCTTCACGGCCTTTTTGCCGATTACGGTCATGTTGTACGGCATGGCGCCAAGGCGCTTTAGGTGGGCGGTGCTCCTGCTGGCCAGCTACGGCTTCTTCTTCGCGCTCAGCGGCGCGCTTATCGCGTTCGTCGCCCTGTCGACGGCAGTCGTGTACGCGTGCGCCCGCATGATGGGCGCCAACCTTGCAGAGAAGAACCGGCAACTGGCGACAGCCAGCTCGGGCAAACGCGAGATACGCGAGGCCTGCAAGCGGAAGAACCGCCGTATCGTCTTCGCGGCCGTCGTCGCCAATATCGGCATTCTGGCCGTCCTGAAATACTCGGGGTTCTTCGGGCTGTCGCTGGCTTCCACGCTGGCGGCGTTCGGCATTTCGATCGACCTTTCCATCCCCAGCTTCGCATTGCCCATCGGGATATCGTTTTACACGTTGATGGCCGTTTCATACGTTGTGGATGTGTATCGCGAACGCACGAAGGCCGACAAGAACCTTGGGCACGTGGCGCTGTTCCTGGCGTTTTTCCCAGGAATCATGGAAGGACCGCTCAGCAGATACAACGACGTTGCGCCCAGCCTTATCGCGGGCGAACCGCTTAATCGAAAGAACCTGTACGCAGGAACCTTGCGCATTATGTGGGGCATGGCGAAGAAGATCATCGTCGCGGACCGGCTGAACGCGTTCGTGAAGCCGGTGTTCGACAATTACGGTTCGTACGACGGAGGCGTCATAGCCTTAGCTGCGATCCTGTACACCATTCAGCTGTACTGCGATTTCTCAGGAACGATGGACGTCGCCCTGGGCATGGGCCGCGTGTTCAACGTAACGCTGCCCGAAAACTTCAGGCAGCCGTTCTTCTCCCGCACCGCCTCCGAATTCTGGCAACGTTGGCATATCACGCTGGGCCTGTGGTTCAAAGACTACGTGTACTACCCTATCTCGTTGTCCAAGCCATGCAAGATGCTGACGACCAAGGCGCGCAAGCGTTTCGGAAACAGATACGGTCCGCTTCTGGCAAGCTCCGTTGCGCTGTTCTGCGTGTGGATCGGCAACGGCTTGTGGCATGGCGCCGGCAGCCAGTACCTCTTCTTCGGTTTGTACTACTTCGTCCTGATCATGGCGGGCGGCTTGATCGAGCCTCCATGCGCGCGTGC from Eggerthella lenta DSM 2243 includes the following:
- a CDS encoding acyl carrier protein produces the protein MKNQVIDILEDINPGVDHEARVDLVDSRCIDSLTMIAFVAELEDAFDVEIPPVEIVPDNFNSVEAVCSLMARLQAEQA
- a CDS encoding alanine racemase encodes the protein MMIDDATLQNALDACPTPLYLFDHQVLNDRITRLRASLPSRIKLCYAMKANPFIVLEASALADCVEACSPGEVLICANAGVPFEKIVLSGVWKDRRCLDDLFQADRIPHRFTIESSQQLKDLVVLANAYRRRVNVLFRLSSENQFGVDSATLKELIAGCKDDPFISIQGIQYYSGTQKTSLKKLDRELNKLHRIVAEVEAACSVKLNEIEYGPGLPVEYFDEDEERARSAQDEPVAELATLLDGFPFEGDVVLELGRSIAADCGAYLTSVVDVKTTSGQNYAIVDGGMHQISYYGHSMAMKSPVFRKVGATAGAAQPWNICGALCTVNDILAKQAPIVDLSVGDVLAFSRAGAYCATEGRALFLSRDLPSVVVRDVSGNMRIARHRLETASFNSSNGPQDRSTEQDEKENGL
- a CDS encoding MBOAT family O-acyltransferase, which translates into the protein MTSYYSALFFTAFLPITVMLYGMAPRRFRWAVLLLASYGFFFALSGALIAFVALSTAVVYACARMMGANLAEKNRQLATASSGKREIREACKRKNRRIVFAAVVANIGILAVLKYSGFFGLSLASTLAAFGISIDLSIPSFALPIGISFYTLMAVSYVVDVYRERTKADKNLGHVALFLAFFPGIMEGPLSRYNDVAPSLIAGEPLNRKNLYAGTLRIMWGMAKKIIVADRLNAFVKPVFDNYGSYDGGVIALAAILYTIQLYCDFSGTMDVALGMGRVFNVTLPENFRQPFFSRTASEFWQRWHITLGLWFKDYVYYPISLSKPCKMLTTKARKRFGNRYGPLLASSVALFCVWIGNGLWHGAGSQYLFFGLYYFVLIMAGGLIEPPCARAAQHFGIDRNSWPYRTFQTVRTLAIIFVGELFFRSNSLEAGLAMMGRIAGDFTIEAFTTGSALQIGFGVGDGLIVTLFMMLVLAVGVAKERGCNLWEWATAQSALLRWSLVILLFVGTVTFGAYGLGYTPVDPMYAQF